Proteins from a genomic interval of Phycisphaerae bacterium RAS1:
- a CDS encoding PspA/IM30 family protein — translation MIFGKMWRALQAQLNKLANLFWTADPIAQMQYEYDLAVEQMKTGREGLEQYRGLVERVTAQVIRDKQHVASLEAKIKAYLQAGERETAARFALELQKAKQELADNEAQLKMHEEAYNNNLTKIKHASGKLAKVRQNIAKYDAELKMSRAEAEMAKVAGTLNVDVTTDFGQIEQVIQDQISKNRGKARVAADLSSDGVIDVKREQAAEAALADVALRDFEVQMGLVTPDTAKVSAAAKELGPAEKAKETA, via the coding sequence ATGATCTTCGGAAAAATGTGGCGGGCGCTTCAGGCGCAGCTCAACAAGCTGGCCAACCTGTTCTGGACGGCCGATCCGATCGCGCAGATGCAGTACGAATACGACCTGGCGGTCGAGCAGATGAAGACCGGGCGCGAGGGGCTGGAGCAGTATCGCGGGCTGGTGGAGCGCGTCACGGCGCAGGTCATCCGCGACAAGCAGCACGTCGCCAGCCTGGAGGCCAAGATCAAGGCGTATCTTCAGGCCGGCGAACGCGAAACGGCCGCCCGCTTCGCGCTGGAGCTTCAGAAGGCCAAGCAGGAACTGGCCGACAACGAGGCCCAGCTCAAGATGCACGAGGAGGCCTACAACAACAACCTCACCAAGATCAAGCACGCCAGCGGCAAGCTCGCCAAGGTCCGCCAGAACATCGCCAAGTACGACGCCGAACTGAAAATGAGCCGGGCCGAGGCGGAGATGGCGAAGGTAGCCGGAACGCTGAACGTCGATGTCACCACCGATTTCGGCCAGATCGAGCAGGTCATTCAGGACCAGATCAGCAAGAACCGCGGCAAGGCGCGCGTCGCCGCCGATTTGTCGAGCGACGGCGTGATCGACGTGAAGCGCGAGCAGGCGGCGGAGGCGGCCCTGGCGGACGTGGCCTTGCGCGATTTCGAAGTGCAGATGGGGCTGGTGACGCCGGATACGGCGAAGGTGTCGGCCGCTGCGAAGGAGCTGGGGCCAGCGGAAAAGGCCAAGGAAACGGCGTGA
- the aas gene encoding Bifunctional protein Aas, which translates to MIDPLLRGGVRAILSLRYRIRVSGLDAVRQRGRSSILFLPNHPALIDPVIIMTVLHRDFAPHALADREQTETPGFRWLLRRVGVRPILSMADHGPAAKGAVEQVVRGCIDELRTGNNILLYPSGHIYRTRLEDLRGNSAVEMILSELPDLRIVLIRTRGLWGSSFGCGAGRMPDFTRSLRRGVGVTLANGLILTPRRRVSIELFEPPDLPRREGRTALNAYIERFYNEDAPPQTRVPYYFWQGSRPRELPDPPQVQIDGSPAEVPETTRQLVLEHLKQAAGATAIRDSDRLAHDLNLDSLARAELLLWLSREFGSQVSDVAALQTVGDVMLAARGQAGGGRAVELKPVPRRWSRHRATRPPAIPPGDTITQVFLAQARASAGRAAIADQLGGVRSYRDVITGILLLRPHIAALPGQRVGIMLPASAAANVVYLATLFAGKTPVMLNWTTGVRNLAHALEVTGAQRIITVAPLVARIEMQGTDLGPIMPRLTFLDKIAAGFSTGKKLAAAARARLSWGELERATPPDIAAILLTSGSEALPKAVPLTHRNVLTNLRDVVTLVRLQPDDCIIGFLPPFHSFGLVVTTLLPMLLGLRAVYHSNPTEAAVIAQLIRAYRATVLMGTPTFLYGIVRAAPDDALRSLRIAVTGAEKCPPRTYEALAAKCPSAVIIEGYGITECSPIVSAHSQDLAIPGTIGRILPSLRHAIVDPDSGQDVPTGRTGLLLVRGPSVFSGYLNADVASPFVRREGKDWYRTGDLVSEDERGILTFRGRLKRFVKLGGEMISLPAIEAVLEKHFASESDEGPVLAVDATASEEHPEIVLFTTRDIDRQTANTHIRAAQLSALHNITRVVRLDAIPVLGTGKTDYRALRATLEIEGTSLHRNKGLRDKGIKG; encoded by the coding sequence GTGATTGACCCCCTGCTGCGAGGCGGCGTCCGCGCGATTCTCTCGCTGCGCTACCGCATCCGCGTCAGCGGCCTTGACGCGGTGCGGCAGCGCGGCCGCTCGTCGATTCTGTTCCTGCCGAACCACCCCGCGCTGATCGACCCGGTCATCATCATGACCGTGCTGCACCGGGATTTCGCACCGCACGCGCTGGCCGACCGCGAGCAGACCGAGACGCCCGGGTTCCGCTGGCTGCTGCGGCGCGTCGGCGTGCGGCCGATTCTGAGCATGGCTGATCACGGGCCGGCGGCCAAAGGCGCGGTCGAGCAGGTCGTCCGCGGGTGCATCGACGAGCTGCGGACGGGAAACAACATCCTTCTCTATCCGTCGGGACACATTTACCGAACGCGGCTGGAAGACCTGCGCGGCAACAGCGCCGTCGAGATGATCCTCAGCGAGCTGCCCGACCTGCGCATCGTGCTGATTCGCACACGCGGGCTTTGGGGCAGCAGCTTCGGCTGCGGCGCAGGAAGAATGCCCGATTTCACGCGCAGCCTGCGACGCGGCGTGGGCGTCACGCTGGCCAACGGCCTGATCCTGACGCCGCGGCGGCGCGTGTCGATCGAGCTGTTTGAGCCGCCGGACCTGCCGCGACGCGAGGGGCGCACGGCGCTTAATGCGTACATTGAGCGGTTTTACAACGAGGATGCCCCGCCGCAGACGCGCGTGCCCTACTACTTCTGGCAGGGCAGCCGGCCGCGGGAGCTGCCCGATCCGCCGCAAGTGCAGATCGACGGATCGCCGGCGGAGGTGCCCGAGACGACGCGGCAGCTTGTGCTGGAACACCTGAAGCAGGCCGCCGGGGCCACGGCGATCCGCGACAGCGACCGCCTGGCGCACGACCTGAATCTCGACAGTCTGGCGCGGGCGGAGCTGCTGCTCTGGCTCTCGCGCGAGTTCGGTTCGCAGGTCTCCGACGTGGCGGCGCTGCAAACCGTCGGAGACGTGATGCTGGCGGCCCGCGGGCAGGCCGGCGGCGGACGCGCGGTCGAGCTGAAGCCCGTGCCGCGCCGCTGGTCGCGCCATCGGGCGACGCGACCACCGGCGATTCCGCCGGGCGACACGATCACGCAGGTCTTTCTCGCTCAGGCACGGGCCTCGGCCGGCCGCGCGGCGATCGCCGATCAGCTCGGCGGCGTGCGGAGCTATCGCGACGTGATCACCGGCATCCTGCTGCTTCGGCCGCACATTGCGGCGCTGCCGGGCCAGCGCGTCGGCATCATGTTGCCCGCGTCCGCGGCCGCCAACGTCGTCTACCTGGCGACGCTCTTCGCGGGGAAAACGCCGGTGATGCTGAACTGGACGACCGGCGTGCGAAACCTGGCCCATGCGCTCGAGGTGACCGGCGCCCAGCGCATCATCACCGTCGCGCCGCTTGTGGCGCGGATCGAAATGCAGGGAACCGATCTTGGGCCGATCATGCCGCGGCTCACGTTTCTCGACAAGATCGCCGCGGGTTTTTCGACCGGAAAGAAGCTGGCCGCGGCGGCGCGGGCGCGGCTGTCGTGGGGCGAGCTGGAGCGGGCCACACCGCCGGACATTGCGGCGATCCTGCTGACCAGCGGCTCCGAAGCGCTGCCGAAGGCCGTGCCGCTGACGCACCGGAACGTCCTGACCAACCTGCGCGACGTGGTGACGCTCGTCCGCCTGCAGCCGGACGACTGCATCATCGGCTTTCTGCCGCCGTTTCACTCGTTCGGGCTGGTGGTGACGACGCTTCTCCCGATGCTGCTGGGATTGCGGGCGGTGTATCACAGTAACCCGACCGAGGCGGCGGTCATCGCGCAGCTCATCCGCGCGTATCGCGCGACCGTGCTGATGGGCACGCCGACGTTTCTGTACGGCATCGTGCGGGCGGCGCCGGACGACGCACTGCGGTCGCTGCGCATCGCGGTCACGGGGGCGGAAAAATGCCCGCCGCGGACGTACGAGGCGCTGGCGGCCAAGTGCCCGAGCGCCGTCATCATCGAGGGCTATGGGATCACCGAGTGCTCGCCGATCGTGTCGGCCCACTCGCAGGACCTGGCGATACCTGGCACGATCGGCCGGATTCTGCCGTCGCTTCGGCACGCGATCGTCGATCCGGACAGCGGGCAGGATGTGCCGACCGGCCGCACGGGCCTGCTGCTGGTGCGCGGGCCGAGCGTTTTCTCGGGTTATCTGAACGCGGATGTCGCGTCGCCTTTTGTGCGTCGCGAAGGCAAGGACTGGTATCGCACCGGCGACCTGGTGAGCGAGGACGAGCGCGGCATCCTGACGTTCCGCGGCCGGCTGAAACGCTTCGTGAAGCTCGGCGGGGAGATGATCTCGCTGCCGGCGATCGAGGCGGTGCTCGAAAAACACTTCGCGAGCGAATCCGACGAGGGGCCGGTGCTGGCCGTCGACGCCACCGCCAGCGAAGAACATCCGGAAATCGTGCTGTTCACCACGCGCGACATCGACCGCCAGACGGCCAACACGCACATCCGCGCGGCCCAGCTCTCGGCCCTGCACAACATCACGCGCGTCGTGCGGCTGGACGCGATTCCGGTGCTCGGAACCGGTAAGACGGATTACCGGGCGCTGAGGGCGACGCTGGAGATTGAAGGAACAAGCCTGCATAGGAACAAGGGATTAAGGGATAAAGGGATCAAGGGATAA
- the ftsH1 gene encoding ATP-dependent zinc metalloprotease FtsH 1, whose amino-acid sequence MDAESPAARSTMSLPAWYPGWAASLGEAYFAGTSCVFLLHGNVHDLTPREPAAAERYSSLPDFLASQVFGKWDIVLSYDLGRGLKPMPGGDPARLQEMVKYLTARVGDLNAVPRDPENVLLLLDRLLERNLLEDDAAKRKSIAIVLPYAQYLVPAGDVGGMARGQGANLVRLLSWAQNPYLKRLNVAFVLIAERLPELNDRLVQNPHVTTVEVPMPDRTARLAFVQSASAGAKLEDIAEFTGEQLADVSNGLSLVSLNILLSQARQSGRKLDATRFKQLKKAMIERQCQGLIEFIEPPHKLDLLVGQEAAKKRLADDAALILKGRLDTAPMGYLFCGPVGTGKTFLAECYAGSIGIPCVKLLNFRSKYVGESEANLQQVLGVLRSLGPVVVIIDEADAALGDRSSGGDSGTSSRIFSMIASQMGDTRYRGKIIWMLLTSRPDLLPIDLKRQGRAEVHIPLFYPQDAAELKAMVLAMAKKNKVKLAADAVDVLKPQQNLSGSDIESVVLAANRLGLAAGREEVTRADIEAAFGEFVPSAQGLEKQLQEIAAVLECTQLSFLPKAWREQVEKPGGRGSLQHRLVELRREIES is encoded by the coding sequence ATGGACGCCGAATCGCCGGCTGCGCGTTCAACGATGAGCCTCCCCGCCTGGTATCCGGGCTGGGCGGCATCGCTCGGCGAGGCGTATTTCGCGGGGACGTCGTGCGTTTTCCTGCTCCACGGCAATGTGCACGACTTGACGCCGCGCGAGCCGGCGGCGGCGGAGCGGTACTCCAGTCTTCCCGATTTCCTCGCCTCGCAGGTCTTCGGCAAGTGGGACATTGTCCTCAGCTACGACCTCGGCCGCGGGCTGAAGCCGATGCCCGGCGGCGACCCGGCGCGGCTTCAAGAAATGGTGAAGTACCTCACCGCCCGCGTGGGCGATCTGAACGCCGTCCCGCGCGATCCGGAGAATGTGCTGCTGCTGCTCGACCGGCTGCTGGAGCGGAATCTCCTCGAAGACGACGCCGCGAAGCGAAAGAGCATCGCGATCGTGCTGCCCTATGCCCAGTATCTCGTCCCGGCCGGCGACGTGGGCGGCATGGCTCGCGGACAGGGGGCGAACCTGGTTCGTCTGCTGAGCTGGGCCCAGAATCCTTATCTCAAGCGGCTGAACGTCGCGTTCGTGCTCATCGCCGAGCGGCTGCCTGAGTTGAATGATCGGCTCGTGCAGAATCCGCACGTCACGACCGTCGAAGTGCCCATGCCCGATCGGACCGCGCGGCTGGCGTTTGTTCAATCCGCGTCCGCCGGCGCGAAGCTGGAGGACATCGCCGAGTTCACCGGCGAGCAGCTCGCCGACGTGTCGAACGGCCTGAGTCTGGTCAGTCTCAACATCCTGCTCTCACAGGCCAGACAATCGGGCAGGAAGCTCGATGCCACGCGCTTTAAGCAGCTCAAGAAGGCGATGATCGAGCGGCAGTGCCAGGGCTTGATCGAGTTCATCGAGCCGCCGCATAAGCTCGACCTGCTGGTCGGCCAGGAAGCGGCCAAGAAGCGGCTGGCCGACGACGCGGCGCTGATCCTCAAGGGCCGGCTCGACACGGCCCCAATGGGATATCTCTTCTGCGGCCCGGTCGGCACCGGCAAGACGTTCCTGGCCGAGTGCTACGCCGGCTCGATCGGAATCCCGTGCGTCAAGCTGCTCAATTTCCGCTCGAAGTACGTAGGCGAGAGCGAGGCGAACCTGCAGCAGGTGCTGGGCGTGCTGCGCTCGCTCGGGCCGGTGGTCGTCATCATCGACGAGGCCGACGCGGCGCTGGGCGACCGCAGCAGCGGCGGCGATTCGGGCACATCGAGCCGCATCTTCAGCATGATCGCCAGCCAGATGGGCGACACGCGCTACCGCGGCAAGATCATCTGGATGCTGCTCACCAGCCGGCCGGACCTGCTGCCGATCGACCTGAAGCGCCAGGGTCGGGCGGAGGTGCACATTCCGCTTTTCTATCCGCAGGATGCGGCGGAATTGAAGGCGATGGTGCTGGCCATGGCGAAAAAGAACAAGGTGAAGCTGGCGGCTGACGCCGTGGACGTGCTGAAGCCGCAGCAGAACCTGAGCGGGTCGGACATTGAGAGCGTGGTGCTGGCGGCCAATCGGCTGGGGCTGGCGGCGGGGCGCGAAGAGGTGACGCGCGCTGACATTGAGGCGGCGTTTGGCGAGTTTGTGCCGTCGGCTCAGGGATTGGAGAAACAGTTGCAGGAAATCGCCGCTGTGCTGGAATGCACGCAGCTCTCGTTCTTGCCGAAGGCGTGGCGCGAGCAGGTGGAGAAGCCCGGCGGGCGCGGGTCGCTGCAGCATCGGTTGGTGGAGCTGCGCCGGGAGATTGAATCGTAG
- a CDS encoding STAS domain protein produces MSAEIVTERHNDIYVFRFRGELGGVSDSDETAAGAVAAALTQRGGRAVLDLSGLVFLSSTGLSELINLVARANVQEQRIVLAAAPPFLAGLLETTRLNRFFEQAETVADALALLR; encoded by the coding sequence ATGAGCGCTGAAATCGTCACCGAGCGTCACAACGATATCTACGTCTTCCGCTTTCGAGGGGAACTGGGCGGCGTGTCGGACAGCGACGAGACCGCGGCCGGCGCTGTGGCTGCGGCGCTGACGCAGCGCGGCGGCCGGGCGGTGCTTGACCTGAGCGGGCTGGTGTTTCTCAGCTCGACCGGACTGAGCGAACTGATCAACCTCGTGGCGCGGGCGAATGTCCAGGAACAGCGGATCGTCCTCGCCGCCGCTCCGCCTTTCCTGGCGGGGCTGCTGGAAACCACTCGGCTGAACCGCTTCTTCGAACAAGCGGAGACGGTGGCCGACGCGCTGGCATTGCTGCGCTGA
- a CDS encoding Endonuclease/Exonuclease/phosphatase family protein: MRFRLMTYNIHKAIGVDRKFAPERIVAVLEEHDADIVLLQEVDRGHPRSDHLDLASYLGRELKYHYRAVGMNVVMKTGRYGNATLSRFPIGRQRNIDLTIGGRKRRGAQHTRIHLTDAARRHYYLDVFNVHLSLLAGLRRTQVQRLLTCPDMAALDESDACVVAGDTNDWRGLLRRQLAPAGFSCATTRRPGSKWAIRSYPSFAPTGGLDRVFCRGPLQRLSAHAGRSRVARVASDHLPVIVDFEIEPHRAADHDP, encoded by the coding sequence ATGCGTTTCCGGCTGATGACGTACAACATTCACAAGGCGATCGGCGTGGATCGCAAGTTCGCGCCGGAGCGCATCGTGGCCGTGCTGGAGGAGCACGACGCGGACATCGTCCTGCTGCAGGAGGTGGATCGCGGGCATCCGCGCTCGGATCACCTTGACCTGGCGTCCTACCTGGGGCGGGAGCTGAAGTATCACTACCGCGCGGTCGGGATGAACGTGGTCATGAAAACGGGGCGTTACGGCAACGCGACGCTGTCGCGATTTCCGATCGGCCGGCAGCGGAACATCGACCTGACCATCGGCGGACGAAAACGCCGCGGGGCGCAGCACACGCGCATCCATCTGACGGACGCGGCCCGTCGGCACTACTATCTCGACGTGTTCAACGTCCATCTCAGCCTGCTGGCCGGGCTGCGAAGGACGCAGGTACAACGGCTGCTGACCTGCCCGGACATGGCGGCGCTGGACGAATCCGACGCGTGCGTCGTCGCCGGCGACACGAATGACTGGCGCGGGCTGTTGCGGAGGCAGCTCGCACCCGCGGGCTTCAGTTGTGCCACGACGCGCCGCCCCGGATCAAAGTGGGCGATTCGCAGCTACCCGAGCTTCGCTCCGACCGGCGGGCTGGACCGCGTGTTTTGCCGCGGGCCGCTGCAGCGACTGTCGGCGCACGCGGGCCGCTCGCGCGTGGCGCGGGTTGCCAGCGACCACCTTCCGGTTATTGTGGACTTTGAGATCGAACCGCACCGTGCCGCGGATCACGACCCATGA